GAAGCATGGTATACCTTTGTGGAAGAGTCCGGCATTCCTTCATTTCAAAGGGTAGTAAAAATGTTTAAGAGATGGCAAACAGAGATCCTCCAATCGTTTATGTATCCTTATAACAATGGCTACATTGAAGGTGTGAATAATACAACGAAAGTAACGAAGAGGATGTCATATGGAATTAAAAGCTTTGAGAGATTACGAATGAAGATTTTGTGGAGACAAATGGTTAGATCCCATGCGGTTTAAACCGCATGGGTAGAGAGAATTGGGAATTTCTGCACCACAACAATTGACAGAGAGCCCAATATTTCAAATTTGGAAGCACAAGAACCGTCCCCACGCTTCCATTATAAGGAGAGGATCATATGGAACAGGTAAAACAAGACCGAAAACCAATTAAATTGATTGCGATCGATATGGATGGGACACTTTTAAATAATGAACATGAGATTTCAGATGTAAATCGTCAAGCGATTAAGAAAGCACAAGAAAAAGGCATTTATGTTGTGATAAGTACAGGTCGAACTCGAATGACGTGTGGTGAATTAGTCAATTCTCTTTCTCTTAGTTCTTATCTTATTACGGTTAATGGGAGTGAAATCTGGGATAAAGATGGATCCTTACTAGAGAGACAACTACTTGATACAAAATACATAAAGCGTATGTGGGAATTAAAGCAAAAATATAATACGACTTGTTGGGCAGCAACTGTAGACAGCGTATGGCGGGAGGAGTTTCCTGAAGATTTTTCCTCACATGAGTGGATGAAGTTTGGTTTTGATATTAAAGATGATGTGGTAAGGGAAACGATCTTGGATGAGCTCTCTCAAAATAAAGCATTAGAGATTAGTAACTCTCATCCGAAAAACCTTGAAATTAATGCAGCTGGTGTCAACAAAGCAAGAGCGTTAGAAAAAGTTTGTGAACGAATTGGCATTACCCTTGATCATGTTCTTGCCATGGGTGACAGCTTAAATGACTTGGCGATGATTAAAGAGGCCGGCGTAGGTGTTGCTATGGGAAATGCACAAGAATTTGTGAAAGAATCAGCAGATTGGGTGACAACAACAAATGAGGAAGACGGAGTGGCTAAGGCCATTCATAGGTGGGCGCTGTAAATCCCAATGGATTGATGGGAGCATGAGGACAATATTATATAGTTCTCACGCTTCCCTTTATCTTTCTAACCCTACGCTTTAAATGCTACCACATTATTTCCTTTCCCTTTTTTACTCGAAAAAATCGCTTTTAACTTTTCGATCGGTTCTATACAGTCTGTAAATAATAATGTACTGAGATAGAAGGTGCCACCACTTGAGTTGAATAAATAATCGAGGCGTCGGTCATCGTATTTTGGGTTCATCAATTGATAATACATCCCTAGCCTTAACATTTCATGCTTCATTCTGTCTTCGTCATCGATCATATCTGCATGGTATAAGTACAGCGTTCCATCAGATAATGATTGAATGACTCCCAAGCCTAACGTGACGGCTAAGCTCATATCAATATTGTTGCCAACGTCATAAACGAACTGCACGAGTTTTGTTGGATAAACCGTTTCCCAAACGTGTGAGCCGTCTGAAACCTCCATCCCTTCTTCATAAGGCAAAAACGTGCAATCGTCTGTCATCACAAACTTCGAAATAACAACAAAGTCTTCATTTAACGTAGCTTCACTAATATTCACGCGTTCAATATTTTTCACCATGTTCATTCTCCTTTTTGCAAAAATGCTATTATCTACATCTATAAATGAACATCAAAAAATCACACAGGTTATAATTAGAGAAGCATTGATACTTGAGATGGAGGGATTCGATGGGCGTTGGCATAAAAATTTTCTGTGAGAACTGTTTATATATGAAAGATTTTCTATTAGGTATCGGGATGCACCACTCATGTTTTGAGCATTGTATTGACAGCTTACATCCGAAGACGAAAACAAAGTTACAAAAGCAGATAGGAAACTCGAAGATCAATGACTACGAGTTCGAGTACAAGCTTTTCAACTGTTTAAAATGCAAAAAGGTTTACAGTCGGCCTTACATGAAAGTGATGTATGGCGAAAACGAAGTGGCGGAAACAAATATCAATTGTTCGTGCAAAGGGAAAGGGGAAGAAGTCGAGAATTTAGAAAAAATCGAAAGGATGCCTTGTCCGAAATGTAAGGAAGCTTCATTAAAAGTAGAGGAACATCTCTTGTGGGATTAATATAATGGTATAAACCACTCGACTTGAGGCAAGTATTACAATCAAATATTTTTCTATTAATACACCCTTTTGCAATTTCGATTGCAAAAGGGTGTATTAATGTTTGCGCTTACAACTTTTATACTAAAAGTACCAAATGAAAGTGATTACATAGAAGGTGAGGAAAGAGAAATGAATAGTACTACATGGCTTGGTTTAGAAGGAAAAGTAGCAATCGTAACTGGCGGAGCATCAGGAATTGGTTTAAGTATCGTTAAAGAACTACATAATAATGGTGCCACGGTTGTTGTAGCAGATTTAAATGTAGAAAATGGTGAACAAGAGGACGGTACATACACGATAAAATGTAATGTAACAAGCAAGGAAAGTGTTGATGAAACAGTTGCTAAAGCCGTTGAATTGTTTGGGACAGTAGATATTCTCGTTAATAATGCAGGTGTGAATTTGCCTAGATTATTAGTTGATGACAAAGGCGAACGTCCAGAATATGAACTAAATGAAAAAGACTTTGACTTTATGGTGGCGGTCAATCAAAAAGGTCCTTATTTGTTTGCACAAGCTGCAGCAAAACAAATGTTAAAACAAGATAAAGGTGTAATTATAAATGTTTCTTCTGAGGCTGGACAAGAAGGTTCTGCAGGACAAAGTTGTTATTCAGCAACAAAAGGAGCTGTAATATCATTTACTCGTGCATGGGCAAAAGAGTTAGGTAAGCACAATATTCGTGTCGTTGGTATTGCTCCTGGAATTTTAGAAGAGACTGGATTAAGAACTGATAGTTACAATGAAGCATTAGCGTATACAAGAGGTGTTACTGTTGAAGGGTTAACAACAGACTATAGTAAGTCAATTCCGCTTGGAAGAGAAGGAAGATTAAATGAAGTTGGTGATTTAGTAGCCTACCTATCTTCAGACCGCTCAAACTATATTACAGGAACGACTTTAAATATATCTGGTGGTAAATCAAGAGGCTAAAATATAAAAAGAAATTTACAAACCTCGGTAAAACTTTTTGATACGATAAACTAGCAATTTATTCAATAGTATTAAACCTTTACATTCGTTTGCTTTATATGTATGATGAGGCACGTGATTTACTTTTATACTAAAAGAAACTTCTTTTGAATTGTATAACGGCAACGAAAGTATTCGTCATGAGGACTTGGCGCTAAGCCAAGGTTTGTTAGAGGGTGGTAATGTGTTTAATTATTCGTTGGACGATCGAATCGTTCAAATAATCAATATTTCACGAAAAAAACAACATAGTTCAATTGATTACCTTGCCTCGACATTAGGTGTCAGCACGAGATCTATTCGAAATGATATAAAGCAGTTAAATAGTGAATTAAACGGTATAGCAGTGTTTGTTAATGAAAAAGGTAAAGGGTTTTATTTAAAAGTAGAAGATGAGAAAGAGTTTGCAAGCTTGATGGAGAACATCGAAGCAGAGAGCAAATCTTATGATTCACCGACAGGCAGAATCGCATATATCTTTGACCGCTTATTGAATCAAGAAGAGACGTTACCAATGGATGATCTCGCCTACGAAATGAATATTGGCAGGAGTACACTAGTTAACGAATTGAAAAAAGCTAAGGTATCTTTGGAAGCATATAACTTATCGATCGTAGGA
The Bacillus shivajii DNA segment above includes these coding regions:
- a CDS encoding Cof-type HAD-IIB family hydrolase, producing MEQVKQDRKPIKLIAIDMDGTLLNNEHEISDVNRQAIKKAQEKGIYVVISTGRTRMTCGELVNSLSLSSYLITVNGSEIWDKDGSLLERQLLDTKYIKRMWELKQKYNTTCWAATVDSVWREEFPEDFSSHEWMKFGFDIKDDVVRETILDELSQNKALEISNSHPKNLEINAAGVNKARALEKVCERIGITLDHVLAMGDSLNDLAMIKEAGVGVAMGNAQEFVKESADWVTTTNEEDGVAKAIHRWAL
- a CDS encoding SDR family oxidoreductase, giving the protein MNSTTWLGLEGKVAIVTGGASGIGLSIVKELHNNGATVVVADLNVENGEQEDGTYTIKCNVTSKESVDETVAKAVELFGTVDILVNNAGVNLPRLLVDDKGERPEYELNEKDFDFMVAVNQKGPYLFAQAAAKQMLKQDKGVIINVSSEAGQEGSAGQSCYSATKGAVISFTRAWAKELGKHNIRVVGIAPGILEETGLRTDSYNEALAYTRGVTVEGLTTDYSKSIPLGREGRLNEVGDLVAYLSSDRSNYITGTTLNISGGKSRG